The sequence CCTGCTGAGAAAGGTCCAAAACGTTCCACTATAAAaaacacaaatgcagaaaatacatttcaaagcCTGTCAAAACCCCAAAGTCTGGATTTCCGGTTGGTGGTAACGCACACCTACACCTCGTTAACATCGGAGCCGAGACGGGCAAGACTACAACTCCCAGCAAGCTGCGCGCCACCTGCGGTCATCTGATTGGTTGCCCAGTCCAGAGGGGAGCCAATAAGCATCAGGTAAAGGTGCGGCGACTCCGGCAGCAGTGCATGATGGGAGTTGTATGCGCTCTGCAGTCGCGGCGACGGAGGGCGGCAGTTGCTGGGGGACGGCGCCTGCGCagtggcggcggcggcgcgtGGCAGGAAGCGGAAGGGGGCGGCCGGGCCCGGTCCCTGACGTGTCCCTCCGAGGCCGGTGCCCGCGCTGCGCTCCCGTCCCGTGGCCGCCATGGGCAGTGAGTACCGGGGGCGGCTGCCGCGGGCGGGGAGGGGTAGGAGGGGACCGGGGGCTCCGCGGGGCCGCGGCTCGGCCACCGGCTGCGCCTTCACAGGCACCCTGGGACGGGCCCCCCCTCATGGGCCCGTTCCCCCCGCTCCCAGGGAGCCTCCTGAGGGGCCGCCGCTCAGCCCGAGGCCGCGGGCCCTCATTCCGGGCCCTGGGAGCCGCCCGCCGTTGTCGGCGCTCCCTCCGCGGCCAGCCCTGCGCGGGTCTCCCGTCTTCTGGGCTCGAGGCTCCCTCTGGGTGCTTAATTCATCTATTTTCATGGAAAGACCCCTTTCCGGCTATGGCAGATCGAGCTGGGAAGGGAGCTTGGCTCCGTGATGCCCGGTGACCGGCCTGCTCCGCCTGGCAGGCTCTTGGGGCCCGGCCATCCGGGGCTCGCCGTGCTGGTGCGGTACCGAGGCAGGGAGAGACGCGCTGTCCGGATGGGGATGGGTCACAACGCGTTCAATTGCATTGCCAGAGCAAACTAGAAACACCGAGTGCAGGCTACGGTAATCTGAGTGAATGGAAGGCTTCCAGTCTGCTGCCTTGAGGAAAAGCTGCTTGAAAAGTATCCTAGTCAGTCAGTACACTATTGTAGATGTAGAAGGGAATCAtgatttgctttaaatttaaaaccacaATCCAGTGTAACTTTTCAGGCATTGaatcattttaaattaagtaaGTAAGTCTTATGGGCTGGTTTTAAAGCATTACAGAATTGTAGCTGGAGTTGCTGCCTTCCACAGAGAATCCCAGCGTGGtttggctggaagggaccttaaagctcacccagttccaacccctgccacgggcagggacaccttccactagagcaggttgctccaagcccctgtgtccaacctggccttgaacactgccagggatggggcagccacagcttctctgggcaccctgtgccagcgcctcagcaccctcacagggaagagcttctgcctcagagctcatctcaatctcccctctgggaggttaaagccattccccttgtcctgtccctacaggcccttgtccaaagcccctctccaggtttcctgtagcccctttaggcactggagctgctctaaggtctccccttcaggagccttctcttctccaggctgccccagcccagctctctcagcctggctccagagcagagctgctccagccctcgcagcagctccgtggcctcctctggcctcgctccagcagctccacatccctcttgtgctgttgccccagagctggatcaggactgcagggggggtctcacaagagcaggtGGAGGAGGGAAGTGGGAAGTCACCACTAgtttctgttcttctgcatcATCTTACTCTTTTAGTTCAAATGAGTCCAAAATATGTGTGCAGAATATGTGCACATCGTAGATTTGTCTTGAGAAGTTTTGCATTAACTATTTGAAATTGTGTCTCTCTGCTCTCAGGAGAACTTGTGACTTTGCAGATACCCTCTTCTTTCATATGCTAATTCTAAGCCTGAGACTTCTCTGATCTAAGGATGTGTCCAGCTCACTAGGAGGAGATCGTTGTTCATTGTATCTGTGTGTTCACTTTGTCTTTTAACTTATTCCCATACAGTCAAATTTCTTGAAGTAATCAAGCCCTTCTGTGTTATCTTGCCTGAAATCCAAAAGCCAGAACGGAAGGTAGGGGAATAATATTTTCCTCATAACTTTGTATACGATAAAAGCTTTACACCTTAATTGGTATTTGTGGgatttgcttgggtttttttcctgggagAATGGCAGTTTTAGGCACAATTGGTTTTTAGTGCAGTGCTTGTCTTGTACATCCTGTATTGGGGATATGATTGTACAAGAATCTATCTGCTGGTAAATGCAGTTGTGCAGATATGGTTATGCCTTAGCAGTGAGATGTTGGAAGCTGGACATACAGGGGTGTAAATGAGAGTAGTTTAAAATAGCATCTTGCTTCGTAAGTTCTAATCTAAGGCTATTTGCTAGGATAAGCttctctgtattatttttttcctcaccagAAGCTCGCTCTTATGAAAATGTAGGACTCATTTCTGTGGAAGTACCAGAGTTACCTTCCATTGACATAAGCTTGTTTATCTGGATTAAAGTTTCAGTCAAGTTTTGTCATTTTCCTTGGCCTTGAATAGTATAAAAGGGATGAACAGTGAGTTATTTCCTTTAGGATGTTCTGTACTTTGTCTCTTCACAAGAAAAGCAAGTGGGCTTTAGCTGCAATGAAAGTTTGCCTGATTGACTAGATCTTATCTTGACAGCTTTAGCATCTTTGCTTGTTGGTTTTTCCCCTGTAGATTCAGTTTAAGGAAAAGGTGCTCTGGACAGCTATCACACTCTTCATCTTCTTAGTATGCTGCCAGGtatgtttcctttttgtgttcTTAAGGAAGAGCTGAAATGTTTAAAGGATGTTATGAAGTCTCTAATTTaatcctgttttcttctcttggttGGAAATGCAGATTCCCTTGTTTGGTATCATGTCATCAGACTCAGCAGATCCATTCTACTGGATGAGAGTGATTTTGGCTTCAAATAGAGGTACGGTCAGTCTTTCTGGAGGGCATTTTTTTAGCTTGGATCAAAACATTTCTGGACTCGTTCCTACACTGCACTCATTTTAATGAAGATAAAGACTGaagtagaaagagaaaagtcaTCTTATATATTATGTAAAATTATAAAGCAGTGTAGCAttgggaaggcagcagctttaTGGACAGAATGAGTTTATGGTTAGCTGTGTACAGTCCATTATATGTCCAGAAATCAAGGAGCATTTTGTAGGGAAGGGACAGTTCCTGATTACCTGCTTCGCTGCTGTTGCAATCTTCCATACATGTTTCAAGCCTTCTGATTTGTGTTTCAAACTCTATTATGTGTGTGTTGTGGTTTTCTGGGTCACATCTTTGAGTCTGTCTCGCAGAAGATTAAAATTCATGATGGTTTGTATAAATTTCAGAGGCTTCCTAATGCAGGTGTGAATTAAGAATGGTGGCAGTTCCCTGAATCCACTTTATCATTCTCTGTCACCTGGGCTATCTAGCAGTTTATACCATAAAGCATTTTTTGTGCGCTCTTGGAAAAAGTTTGggttttcctgtttaaaatgACAAGTAATCAAGTGACTGATTGTCAGAGGCAGAAAGCAAATTCCTACCTTCTTTTTTGCAGAGTAAATCTGCTCCTGACAGCAAATGTCTTTTTCAGAGAACATAGTTTTTAAGGTACTGAGGAATAGTGCAGTACTCATCAGACTGACTTTTAACAAGCTTCTGTTACCATTGAAACCTTTAACATGAATGGAGATTTGGAGTTTTATACCTTCTCCATCATGATGTAAAAGGGTGAAAGAACCAAACTGTGAACTTCAAAGGTGCCTGGGTATGGTACCCCCCatgattttctttcactgttctTCCTGTGTCTGGCAGGTACGTTGATGGAGCTGGGCATTTCACCCATTGTCACTTCTGGGCTCATCATGCAGCTCTTGGCAGGGGCTAAGATCATTGAAGTTGGTGACACCCCGAAGGACAGAGCCCTCTTCAACGGAGCGCAGAAACGTGAGTAATGGCTGGTGTTAAAGGCTGATGTTTTGATGTTTGATCTGTGCTCAGCTGATAAATGACTTTTAGTAAAATTTGAGTATTCTTTAGCTATTTGATGCTGTACCACACTACTCAAAAGAATCATGAATTGCTATGGTAATATCTTAACAGCCTCAGAGGTTTTCTTGTCTGAAGCAATCTTTGGTAACCAAACCCACTTGCTTCTAAGCGTATTTGTTTCTGCAGTGtctttgtgtattttcagtGCCAGATTTCAGGCAAAAAACTTAACTTGCCCTTGAATTTAAACATCCTGTGACTTATGTATTCCTTCCCAACTTACTCCACAAAGAAGTGATTTATATTCTCTAATCACCTACTGACATAAATCCCCAGAACAAATACATaccttttggtttttattctgcAGTGTTTGGAATGATCATTACCATCGGACAGTCTATTGTGTATGTAATGACTGGGATGTATGGAGACCCATCTGAAATGGGTGCTGGGATCTGCCTGCTTATCACAATTCAGGTAATTTCTAGTCCTCTCTAGTTGTCCTCCCTCTGAAAGGGTCAAAAATATCAGCCTCACGGGCTGTCTGTCCTgcatgcagagaagaaagatcAAAGTGTTCCTGCTTCCTCTTATGGATATCCTTATCTTTTAATACAAGTTATtaacaaaaaccagaaagggACGGGACTAATgctgtatttctcttcttttactgTAGCTTTTTGTTGCTGGATTGATAGTTCTGCTCCTGGATGAGCTCCTACAGAAAGGATATGGTCTTGGTTCTGGCATCTCTCTCTTCATTGCTACCAATATCTGTGAGACTATAGTGTGGAAAGCCTTCAGCCCCACCACGGTGAACACAGGGCGAGGTACATGGCACAgtgttttctttacagaaatctTGTACAATGGTAGTAAAAGTCTGAGAGCATGGTCAAGATGCAAGAGTTGGAGACATCCCACTCTGAATCCTGTAGTTCAGAAGATTGCCTTATGGGACAAAGCTCTGATGTGTGGAGATAGTCACAGCACACCTAACTtggtttttcttgttctttccaaGGCATGGAATTTGAGGGAGCCATCATTGCTCTGTTCCATCTTCTGGCTACTCGTACAGACAAAGTCAGAGCTCTTCGTGAGGCCTTTTACCGTCAGAACCTCCCCAACCTTATGAATCTGATTGCCACCATCTTTGTCTTTGCTATTGTAATTTATTTCCAGGTCAGTTGGAATAAAAAGGACTGTGAAGTTTGTATGTGTCTATGGAAGTAGATCTGCAGTCTGCTTCCTTGTACAAGAAATTATAGTTTCACTTTCTAGTGCCTTCAAAAGACTCATTTTTGTAGCTGCAACATGTGGATGTTCATTTAACATGAGCTTCTCTTAATGATTTCCGTGCTTACTGTAGCCACACAAAAGACTTGAGACCTACTGTggtctctgaaagaaaataaacccaaaccaacaaatagATGAATGTACATATAATATTGCCTTGCCCAAACTTTGAGGTCTTTTAGCCTGCATGTCTCTTGCTGTTTCTTGCAGCAAGCTGCTGAAGAGTAAAGGaagttttaatgtttcttttcctggacACTATGTTCAGTCTTCATGTCATTTATGACCTGTGGTATCAGGTCATGTCCGGACATAACAGGGgagtttcttttgaaatcttttcagGGCTTCAGAGTGGATCTTCCCATCAAATCTGCTCGCTACCGTGGCCAGTACAACACCTACCCCATCAAGCTGTTCTATACTTCCAACATTCCCATTATTCTTCAGTCTGCTCTGGTGTCCAACTTGTACGTCATCTCCCAGATGCTTTCTGCTCGCTTCAGTGGCAACTTACTGGTTAGCCTGCTGGGCACCTGGTCTGTGAGTATTCCATCTAATCTTGCATACAGCTTTATAAGAGCACCATTTAAAGGCATGGTTGAAGAGGTGGTCTCTCTAGATTTTAAGGCACATTTCTGCAGGTGATCATGTACGTTGAAACTCTGAAATCTGAGACCTGTTGTGATGCGTGTAGATATCAAGTCTCCTTTTATCTTGGGCTGTTCTTCGCTGTCTTGGGTATTTTTGCTGTTCATCATTGTATTCCATTTCCACTTTAGTAACTGCTTGTGACATTAAAGTTGAATCTTTGTGTGCTAATGTAGTGGTAATTACACGAGGTGACATAAGGTGATACAAACCCAAGCTTAGCTTAATGGCTAAGAAATACTAGGAAAGATGGTGACtgtttgcttccttcttttAGGACACGTCATCTGGAGGCCCTGCTCGTGCTTATCCAGTTGGTGGTCTTTGTTATTACCTGTCACCTCCAGAGtccttttcttcagtgttaGAAGACCCCGTACACGCAGTTGTCTATATTGTATTTATGCTGGGCTCCTGTGCTTTCTTCTCTAAGACATGGATTGAAGTCTCTGGCTCCTCTGCCAAAGATGTAAGTTTAAAATGGTAAATTGTGTAAGCTTACATGATGAAAACAAGTGGgctctttcagaagaaataagacTGGAAGAATAAgactttcttctgaaatagcTATTACACTATTAGCTATTCTTCTGAAATAGCTATTACACTGGTAATCTTCTTGGTAATATTTCTTGTTTGTACAAACAgtgactggggtttttttgtctcttttgtaAGTGGGGAGGATGAGGGCAGAATGGGGgtaatattttcctgtttactgctttttgaaaacaacaaaactcaaATAATTGCTTTCATTGGTATTAGAAAACTGAGCATTGCTGTGTAACATCTACCTAGTGCGAGGGCAGGCAAGGTAACAGGAAAGGTAGAAACTCTTTCAGCTCCAAATGACAGATGCACCATGTGCAAGGCAATTACCACTTAAGAACATGCAGGTAAAGCTTGAATTCCTGTGCCTGGCATAGAGAGTTCTTCACTTCTTTGGAGGGGAAGATTAATTAGAGGTTGTTACTTTTAACTTGAGAGTGTCGATAACAGAGAATCTAGTGCAGTGCACTGATGTACCTGAGCCTGGCTTCTCAAAATTCCCTTTTGCTACACAATACTTGTTATTCAGCGTCTATATCATTCTGAAATTGGGATTGGAAACAAAGATGGAAAATAGTTGTCATCATGGTATGTTTGTATTGTGTGGTTTTGGGTAGGAAGTCAAGTTTGGGAGCCATATGGAATGGATTCATCCATTCTTTAACAAACATGTAATAGTTGCACATTTACTGTAACAGCGTGAGCACTCTCTTGTTTTGGACTTGAGTGTAGTGCTTGTTGTCAGGCACGCAGGAGGCACTCGCAGCCATGTATAGccagattttcatttcagtgtaaaCTATCATGCAGCTTTTAACACTTTAATGTACTTTCCTGatagtaaaattattttaagttcaTGTAAACAAGGTCAGAAACAAAGATCATTACTTAAATGTTCACTATATAGTGGAAAACTTGTAGCTTCGTCatctgaaaagtgttttctcagTAGAGTAGGTTCTATGACAAGAACCTTCAGGATTTCCCCTGCTAAAGTTTGTTATCCTCAGTTGTTAGTAAAATGtttgcagggctctgctgtAACTCTGTACAACTGCAGAAATCCAATCTAATAATGATGTTCCAAGAAGAGATTCTTTCTAAGGCGTGTAGCTTCtatttgaaactgaaatggAGTGAGCACTTCATAGGATGGTTTTGCTAACACAGTAACCCTGACCAGGAGAAGGGTAGGTGGCAAAACAGGAATTTCATGTGTATGAGAGCTTACCAATTTCCAGATCTTCATTTTCCTAACGGGACTAGATTTATCCAGAAAGCTTTGCATAATTGACAGTGTGGGAAAGTGCCTGTGACTGCAATCTGTCTGAAGTTAAAATACTGGATGTTTTAAACTCAGATGAACaatgtaaaaaccaaaaccctcaaacaaaacaatacaaaagtaaaccccccaaacccaccaccGTTTACTGAAAtgtcttgcttctgttttcctgcagcactaAGTTCTGTGGCCTTGGCAAATGATGCCAAACTGACTTGCTCCATTCCTTGATTCAATACAGGTCGCCAAACagctgaaagagcagcaaaTGGTAATGCGAGGCCACAGGGAAACTTCAATGGTACATGAACTAAACAGGTGAGCTACACGCTTCACAGCCTGCTTATGCAGAGTGGTGTTGGAGTGTCCTACTTCAGGCTGATGCACAAGGATTTCTTAATCATAGAacagtcagggttggaaaggaccttaagatcatctagtttgtaatttttaatgtggTGTTGTCTGGAGTGCTGTTTTTACACAGACTTTACCTAGTATATTAGCACTGTTGTGTGTTCCTTATCCTTGTTCTTGGGTAAGAGAAAGGCCACAAAGGCACTCCAAGGACTGGGCAGCTGTATGAGtaaaggctgagagagctgggactgttcagcctggagaaaagaaggcttaggggagaccttatcaacatgttccagtatttaaagggtgacTACAAAGATGgtggagactccctttttacaaagagtcccatggaaaagacgaggggtgatgggcacaagttacttcTGGGGGAattctgactggacacaagaggaaaatttttcacactgagaatgatcagccattggaataatctccccagggaagtggtggacagcccaacactggacactgttaagattcagctggccagggtgctgggacatctagtctaggtcatgctttgcctaaaAAGATGATCCTTTAGGTCCCTTCCGacctgtgattctatgactgtagACCTATGGGAGAAGTGTTCTGCCATTGACATTTCCAGTAGTGTAGTTTTGTTCTTACTTCTTTTAACCACCTGGTTAGATATCTCTGTGGTGTTCTTCCTGGTCTCAGTGGGATTGTTTCTTAAACCCTGCCTGTGATGTAGGTAATTCTGTAGACCCTAATACCACTAATATATTTGTTAATATCCTGAGCAAGCACTAATGGCACCTCTTCTGTCCCCATTTTGTGTCTCCCAGGTACATCCCTACAGCTGCTGCGTTTGGTGGTCTCTGTATTGGTGCCCTGTCTGTGTTGGCAGACTTCCTGGGGGCGATTGGGTCTGGAACTGGAATTCTGCTGGCTGTCACTATCATTTACCAGTACTTTGAGATCTTTGTGAAGGAGCAGAGTGAAGTTGGCAGTATGGGAGCTCTGCTTTTCTAACCTCACGGACCCAGGCAAGGGGGGAGGAACCTTCTCAAACATAGCCAGTCAGGTGAAAAGAAGTACCACAAACTTGATAATGTCATTCTGTAGGAACACACGTTTTAATAATGTTTCCAAAGCACATTCCCTTATGTTCAACTTTTCTAGCATcctgtttgcattttataaatccatgaggaaaaatgtgcaaaaaaaaattttttttaaagaaacttgttttttaatgatgtgTCAGGAGAATCAGCTGCTCAATTGGGTTTAGTTCAGTGACTCTTGGGATTTTTTGAGCCCCTTTCAAATTTAGGATTCCCGAAGCCTTTCCAGgttttaataataaatgtttGTTAAATGAATGtttggaagggattttttttccaagtaactTGGTTTTGCAGCTCCATTGCAGCCGTGGTGAGGAAGAATCCCTCCCTCTAATGCTCAAGTTCCATGATTATGGTTGTAAGCACGGGCAGTGTTTCAGATGttcagttttgtgtttgggctggggttttattttcagtaggGCAGATTTGGGAGgcagttgtttctttttactaaaTGATATCTCTAACTCCTAATGTTTTGTCTTGTAATAACTGTGCTAGACCCTGTCAGATGTGGGGTATTGGCTGGAGACTGTTGTCATGTGTTCTTTCCCACCACCCTCCTCTGTAAGCAGAAAACTCAGGTCAGCCTAGATCCTGCCAGAGCCTGTGCCTCAGAGTTGCAACTTTGAAACTTGGTCACACTGGCAGCTTTGTAAAACCTTCTCATTCATTTCACTGCCATCATTGGTAGCACTTCTGTTGCCAGAAGTGGAAAGTGTGGCTGCTTAGACACAGATCTGCTCGTGCTCTTTGCTGGAGCTAAGATTTTCTCGCGGTTAATAAATCCTGGTCTTGTAGCAATCGGGATGTTACTTGTCTGCTCATATGTAGTGAAGTTTGAGTCTGGTTACCACCAAGGAGTGAAAAGAATGTGTGTTACTTGTCTGTTTCTATGGATCTAGCTATGAGACCCACGTCAGATAACTTCTAGGTTGCTTGTATAGAAGGTTTTTCCATCCTGTAATCTCATTGACTTGAATGATGtacagaaaattactttcagaaGGTATCAGGACTCCTTTTTTGAAGATCACACTTTGACATTGGAGAAGTTGCAGTAAAAGGCTCTAATGGACCAGAATAATacttaattttccattttaatt comes from Strigops habroptila isolate Jane chromosome 11, bStrHab1.2.pri, whole genome shotgun sequence and encodes:
- the SEC61A1 gene encoding protein transport protein Sec61 subunit alpha: MGIKFLEVIKPFCVILPEIQKPERKIQFKEKVLWTAITLFIFLVCCQIPLFGIMSSDSADPFYWMRVILASNRGTLMELGISPIVTSGLIMQLLAGAKIIEVGDTPKDRALFNGAQKLFGMIITIGQSIVYVMTGMYGDPSEMGAGICLLITIQLFVAGLIVLLLDELLQKGYGLGSGISLFIATNICETIVWKAFSPTTVNTGRGMEFEGAIIALFHLLATRTDKVRALREAFYRQNLPNLMNLIATIFVFAIVIYFQGFRVDLPIKSARYRGQYNTYPIKLFYTSNIPIILQSALVSNLYVISQMLSARFSGNLLVSLLGTWSDTSSGGPARAYPVGGLCYYLSPPESFSSVLEDPVHAVVYIVFMLGSCAFFSKTWIEVSGSSAKDVAKQLKEQQMVMRGHRETSMVHELNRYIPTAAAFGGLCIGALSVLADFLGAIGSGTGILLAVTIIYQYFEIFVKEQSEVGSMGALLF